Part of the Nitrospinota bacterium genome, GGGGCGTTTCGACCCCAATCTTCCGCTGCCGCACATAAACGGGGTCGAGAGCGTAGGCACCGTCGAGGAGGTGGGGCCCGGCGGGGATGAGGCCCTGGTCGGCCGACGCGTGGCGGTCAACCCGCTTCTCGGCCCAGGCCGCATCATCGGCGAGCACGCCAAGGGCGGACACGCGGAGCTTCTCGCGGCGCCTGAGGCCAATTGCGTCCCCCTTCCCGAAGGGCTTGACGGGGCGGCTGCGACCGCGGCCATCGTCTCGTTGGGCTCGCCCTACGACGCCATCATCCGCGACGGTCAGCTAAAGCCCGGAGAGACGCTGCTGGTCTGGGCCGCCGGGAGCGGCACGGGGGTGGGCGCCGTCCAGGTGGGCCGTCTCGTGGGCGCGCGAGTCATCGCCACCGCCGGAAGTCCCGAGAAGATGGAGCGCGCCAGGGCGATGGGGGCCGAGGTGGTTATCAACCACAGGGAGGACGACGTGGCGGCGGCGGTGCTGGAGGCCACGGGGGGCCGAGGGGCCGACGTGATATTCGAGTCCACCGGGGCGGCGACCCTCCCTAAAAGTGTCGCCGCAGCGGCCGAAGAGGGGCGGATTCTAATCTACGGGGTGGTCACAGGGTACAAGGGCAAGCTGGAGCTGGGCCGCGTAATCATGCGGCGGCTCAAGCTCATTGGCTCCTTCTACGGCCCTTCGCCAGCCCAGTTCCGGCAGGTGCTGGAGCTGGTGGCCAATGGGATGCTGAAGCCCGTCATCGCAGACGTCGTGGGCCTGGAGGAGGCTGTCGAGGCCTATCGCAGGATCGAGGCAGGGGAGATCTTCGGAAAGGTCCTCATCCGCCTAGAGGGCTAGGACTCTCGCACAGAGCCCTTAATGGTCTGGACAATCGACGTTCTGTTTCAGTCGCCATTAACTAGTGCACCGCCTCGCTGTGGACCCTCCCCGCAAGAGGAATTCCCGCAGTCATCTCCCTGTAATGAGCTCTGATCGGGACCAGGAGTTGAATATTTGCGATCTCGGCGGAGTGGATGAACGGACCCTTATCCTCTCTCAGTTGGGTGGCGAGGGGCTTGCAAACAAGCGAAGCGAAGACGACCTCGGCATTCTCAAAGCCTATCTCCACGTAGTGGATGAGGAAGTGATCCTCCCACTCCATGCCCTCAAGCGAGGCAATGCAAAAGGGACAGACCTTGAGATGTGGTTGATAGCTAACAGTTTTCACTTTTTCAAAAACCCATACCTAGGCTGTCCGGTCCTACCGCTTGTCCTGGGACCGCTGGAGGACTCATCCCTGACGGGGGGGTCGGGCTGGTTCTCTCGGGCCTTTTCGGCCGGCCGGACCGTCATTTCGTACGGAATGCCGCAGTATACGTATCGGCCAGCTTCCATGACCAGCTCGCCTCGGTGCCATCGGCAACCCTTGCAGGTTGTCTCAAGAGGCACGAAGCGGTTCTCCTGCGCCAGGGTTGATTCCAACGGGCAGTGGACGAGCTCCACCTCCCAGCGCTTGACTATATCGACGGCGATGGGGTGGTTGCAG contains:
- a CDS encoding zinc-binding dehydrogenase — protein: MRALYFDRFGDLDVLKVGEQPTPSPGPGEAVVRVAYSGINFVDTLLFRGRFDPNLPLPHINGVESVGTVEEVGPGGDEALVGRRVAVNPLLGPGRIIGEHAKGGHAELLAAPEANCVPLPEGLDGAAATAAIVSLGSPYDAIIRDGQLKPGETLLVWAAGSGTGVGAVQVGRLVGARVIATAGSPEKMERARAMGAEVVINHREDDVAAAVLEATGGRGADVIFESTGAATLPKSVAAAAEEGRILIYGVVTGYKGKLELGRVIMRRLKLIGSFYGPSPAQFRQVLELVANGMLKPVIADVVGLEEAVEAYRRIEAGEIFGKVLIRLEG